One part of the Rutidosis leptorrhynchoides isolate AG116_Rl617_1_P2 chromosome 1, CSIRO_AGI_Rlap_v1, whole genome shotgun sequence genome encodes these proteins:
- the LOC139844683 gene encoding uncharacterized protein → MYGVVGERNRLTLRPVVSAPIQPRWIPCGTTKTPSNSRIVAFPAGVLPVLGLVQREAQRPFWPRKNCPIAWQGQYTRGDQKGPSIMLEVVASQDLWIWHALFGMACANNDINVLNYSPLFNTIKEGTAPPSPFNVNGHHYERGYYLGAGIYPDWAMLVKAPHNPIDEQRKKFKRFQESARKDNERAFGVLQCRFAMLKTPARSMDFNKIRRHMYACVVLHNMIQENNGL, encoded by the exons atgTATGGTGTGGTGGGTGAG AGAAACAGGCTAACATTAAGACCAGTTGTATCGGCACCCATCCAACCCCGTTGGATCCCATGTGGCACCACCAAAACGCCTAGCAACAGCCGTATCGTCGCGTTTCCGGCCGGCGTTTTGCCGGTGTTGGGACTGGTCCAACGTGAAGCTCAACGGCCGTTTTGGCCACGT AAGAATTGTCCAATTGCTTGGCAAGGACAATATACTCGAGGTGATCAAAAAGGCCCATCTATTATGCTTGAAGTAGTGGCTTCTCAAGATTTGTGGATATGGCATGCATTATTTGGTATGGCTTGTGCAAACAACGACATTAACGTTTTAAATTATTCACCGTTGTTTAACACTATAAAAGAGGGCACTGCTCCACCTTCACCATTTAATGTAAACGGTCATCACTACGAGAGAGGGTATTACCTAGGTGCTGGTATATACCCAGATTGGGCTATGTTGGTCAAAGCTCCCCACAATCCAATTGATGAACAGCGTAAAAAGTTTAAACGGTTTCAAGAAAGTGCAAGAAAAGATAATGAACGTGCATTTGGAGTACTACAATGTAGATTTGCCATGTTAAAGACTCCGGCAAGATCTATGGacttcaacaaaattagaagacatatGTACGCTTGTGTTGTATTACATAACATGATTCAAGAAAATAACGGTTTGTGA